The proteins below are encoded in one region of Ostrea edulis chromosome 3, xbOstEdul1.1, whole genome shotgun sequence:
- the LOC125675562 gene encoding coadhesin-like, whose product MVIMPAILVTKRNVLVWLILEMSVCYGSDSCLKLNIDHTIGMKLPVSPLKSLDGIGPSACFKECQRLRNCLSVNYNRKHFICDLIGRKKSNVEPLINDGDVIHMDLPDVNDPMDKICGNVNCNNYSTCIHTLFNESVCIATECAEPLPTLKNGVVIRQTYSPISATFACSPGYTPVGTINTIHCRPGGKWSSLSYSCHAPVDGGWGSWSGWGSCSKSCDGGTKVRNRSCNNPIPRYAGSYCNGPSEDSVLCNTNNCPIDGGWGNWGSWSSCTKTCGTGSQNRDRKCDNPSPIYGGATCSGASRHSRECNKDNCPGWLFGRKKK is encoded by the exons ATGGTTATTATGCCCGCAATCTTAGTCACCAAACGAAATGTGTTAGTATGGCTGATCTTAGAAATGTCGGTGTGCTATGGTTCGGATTCTTGCTTGAAACTCAACATAGATCACACAATCGGAATGAAACTCCCTGTTTCCCCTCTTAAAAGTCTAGACGGCATAGGACCGAGTGCATGTTTCAAGGAATGTCAGCGTCTCAGAAATTGTCTGTCTGTGAACTATAACAGAAAGCACTTCATTTGTGATTTGATTGGTAGGAAGAAAAGTAATGTTGAGCCACTGATAAATGACGGAGATGTCATTCACATGGACCTGCCAGATGTT AATGATCCGATGGACAAAATCTGTGGGAACGTGAACTGCAACAACTactccacatgtatacatactcTATTCAATGAGAGTGTGTGTATCGCAACAG AATGTGCTGAACCTCTCCCGACGTTAAAGAACGGAGTTGTTATCAGACAAACATATTCTCCAATATCGGCAACGTTTGCCTGCAGCCCTGGATATACACCAGTAGGTACAATTAACACCATTCACTGCCGCCCGGGAGGGAAATGGTCATCGCTATCCTACAGCTGTCATGCCCCGG TGGATGGAGGATGGGGCAGTTGGAGTGGATGGGGTTCGTGTTCAAAATCATGTGATGGTGGAACCAAAGTCCGAAATCGGAGTTGCAACAATCCTATTCCCCGTTACGCAGGTAGCTACTGCAACGGTCCTTCAGAGGACAGTGTACTCTGCAACACCAACAACTGTCCAA TTGATGGAGGTTGGGGTAATTGGGGAAGCTGGTCTTCATGCACGAAAACCTGCGGCACTGGCTCCCAAAACAGGGACAGGAAATGTGACAATCCTTCTCCGATATATGGAGGGGCAACCTGTAGTGGAGCTTCGAGGCACTCCAGGGAGTGTAACAAAGACAATTGTCCAG GATGGCTTTTTGGACGGAAAAAGAAATAG
- the LOC125677733 gene encoding coadhesin-like codes for MDLPDIVDSKDKICGDKTCNNDSTCIHTLFNLSVCIATECAEPLPTLKNGVVARQTYSPISATFACSPGYTSVGTINTIYCRPGGKWSSLSYNCQAPVDGGWGRWSGWGFCSKSCDGGTKLRTRSCSSPVPRYGGRYCSGQSENSVLCNTNSCPIDGGWGNWGSWSSCTKTCNTGTQSRDRSCDNPYPMHGGATCSGPSRASRDCNTDNCPGWLLGRKKK; via the exons ATGGACCTGCCAGATATT GTTGATTCGAAAGACAAAATATGTGGAGACAAAACGTGCAACAACGACTCCACCTGTATACATACTCTCTTCAATTTGAGTGTGTGCATCGCAACAG AATGTGCTGAACCTCTCCCGACGTTAAAGAACGGAGTTGTTGCCAGACAAACATATTCTCCAATATCGGCAACGTTTGCCTGCAGCCCTGGATATACATCAGTAGGTACAATTAACACCATTTACTGCCGCCCGGGAGGGAAGTGGTCCTCGCTATCCTACAACTGTCAGGCCCCGG TGGATGGAGGATGGGGTAGATGGAGTGGATGGGGATTTTGTTCGAAATCTTGTGATGGTGGAACTAAACTCCGAACTCGCAGTTGCAGCAGTCCTGTCCCACGTTATGGAGGACGTTACTGCAGTGGTCAATCAGAAAATAGTGTTCTCTGCAATACCAACAGCTGTCCAA TTGATGGAGGCTGGGGTAATTGGGGAAGCTGGTCATCATGCACAAAAACCTGCAACACTGGCACCCAAAGCAGGGACAGAAGTTGTGACAACCCTTATCCGATGCATGGAGGGGCGACCTGTAGTGGTCCTTCAAGGGCGTCTAGGGACTGTAACACTGACAATTGTCCAG GATGGCTTTTGGGGAGGAAAAAGAAATAG